A stretch of Janibacter endophyticus DNA encodes these proteins:
- the aqpZ gene encoding aquaporin Z has translation MRTPKLAHRLGAEALGTFWLVLGGCGSAIFAAQHMADDTDTGLGIGFVGVSLAFGLTVLTMAYAVGHVSGGHFNPAVTIGAAIAKRFAWKDVPAYIGTQVVAGLLAGGVLYAIASGKDGFDAGAGFAANGYAEHSPGGYSLVAVLIAEVVLTAFFLYVILGATDGRAPVGFAPIAIGMALTLIHLISIPISNTSVNPARSTAVAFFQDGAAGQLWLFWVAPIVGAAIAGATYAFITGEDRSGVDIEVKIRD, from the coding sequence ATGCGTACCCCTAAGCTCGCCCACCGCCTCGGTGCCGAGGCCCTCGGCACCTTCTGGCTCGTCCTCGGCGGCTGCGGCAGCGCGATCTTCGCCGCGCAGCACATGGCGGACGACACCGACACCGGTCTCGGGATCGGCTTCGTCGGCGTCTCGCTCGCCTTCGGTCTGACCGTCCTGACGATGGCGTACGCCGTCGGCCACGTCTCCGGCGGACACTTCAACCCGGCCGTGACGATCGGTGCTGCGATTGCCAAGCGATTCGCCTGGAAGGACGTCCCGGCCTACATCGGGACCCAGGTCGTCGCCGGCCTGCTCGCCGGTGGCGTGCTCTACGCCATCGCCTCCGGCAAGGACGGCTTCGACGCCGGCGCCGGCTTCGCAGCCAACGGCTACGCCGAGCACTCCCCCGGCGGCTACAGCCTCGTCGCGGTCCTCATCGCCGAGGTCGTCCTCACCGCCTTCTTCCTCTACGTCATCCTCGGCGCCACGGACGGGCGGGCACCGGTCGGCTTCGCCCCGATCGCGATCGGTATGGCGCTGACGCTCATCCACCTCATCTCCATCCCGATCAGCAACACCTCCGTCAACCCGGCCCGTTCCACGGCGGTCGCCTTCTTCCAGGACGGCGCAGCGGGGCAGCTGTGGCTCTTCTGGGTGGCGCCGATCGTGGGTGCCGCCATCGCCGGAGCCACCTACGCCTTCATCACCGGTGAGGACCGCTCCGGCGTCGACATCGAGGTGAAGATCCGCGACTGA
- a CDS encoding lipopolysaccharide biosynthesis protein encodes MSRLGARGISSSTLGNYSMVAGQAVRTLLVAGLLRPGDFGVLNLTNVLTNFSTYADVSTGVIGQQRASAARGSQRWTDADRELRDMAGARMVPALGLSLVLLLGAIVAWGVGSSRTATVLGFVALSAVLQSTWFSARGWLRVLGEFRLTMLAQLSQVLVWVTLVPLGAWTSGLLGALGALAISYLPPILVSARRVPLPALVTPRPRAFTMLVPAGIPMSLLLVTAFLLVNIEQLVVGAGLGDVALAIYGIAMLTANAVVAVSDGAAAAAHPQTLEAHARDGHLDVRTPSVTRVMRVVEAALGLVVPLSWVGMGVLTAVFLTEYEEALPVVAFVCAGASFVGTATASNAALLAVGLHRRVPRVTVVAILVKLVLASVVIVVGGPLWVVAALCVVGSAVYAVGYLRLVAQALGVDESWRFIGSHLPVPLTLVALATVSSWAHLEQGLIGFLIASAISVLVASGVGGLVLLRNRPVAR; translated from the coding sequence GTGAGCCGGCTGGGTGCGCGCGGGATCTCGTCATCGACGCTGGGCAACTACTCGATGGTGGCCGGGCAGGCCGTGCGCACCCTGCTCGTCGCAGGTCTGTTGCGACCGGGAGACTTCGGAGTCCTCAACCTCACGAACGTGCTGACGAACTTCAGCACCTACGCCGACGTCAGCACCGGGGTGATCGGTCAGCAGCGGGCGTCGGCCGCGCGCGGGTCGCAGAGGTGGACCGATGCTGACCGCGAACTGCGCGACATGGCGGGTGCCAGGATGGTCCCCGCTCTCGGACTCTCCCTGGTCCTGCTCCTCGGGGCGATCGTCGCCTGGGGAGTGGGATCGAGCAGGACGGCCACGGTCCTGGGCTTCGTCGCTCTCTCTGCCGTTCTCCAGTCGACCTGGTTCTCGGCGCGCGGGTGGCTCCGGGTTCTGGGGGAGTTTCGACTCACGATGCTGGCCCAGCTCTCGCAGGTGCTCGTCTGGGTCACGCTGGTCCCGCTGGGGGCGTGGACGTCAGGACTTCTGGGCGCCCTGGGGGCCCTGGCGATCAGCTACCTCCCACCGATCCTCGTGAGTGCTCGTCGCGTTCCTCTACCCGCGCTCGTCACACCCCGTCCCCGAGCCTTCACGATGCTTGTTCCCGCGGGGATCCCCATGTCCCTGCTGCTCGTCACAGCATTCCTGCTCGTCAACATCGAGCAGCTCGTCGTAGGTGCGGGCCTCGGTGATGTGGCTCTGGCCATTTACGGCATCGCGATGCTCACGGCCAACGCTGTCGTGGCGGTGAGTGACGGAGCAGCCGCAGCGGCACACCCGCAGACGCTGGAGGCGCACGCACGAGATGGGCATCTCGATGTCCGTACCCCGTCGGTCACTCGCGTCATGAGGGTGGTGGAGGCAGCTCTAGGCCTGGTCGTGCCCTTGTCGTGGGTCGGGATGGGCGTCCTCACCGCCGTGTTCCTCACGGAGTACGAGGAGGCCCTTCCCGTGGTGGCATTCGTCTGCGCGGGAGCATCCTTCGTCGGGACGGCGACCGCCAGCAACGCAGCCCTGCTTGCGGTGGGTCTGCACCGTCGAGTGCCGCGAGTGACGGTTGTCGCCATCCTCGTGAAGTTGGTTCTCGCGTCTGTCGTCATCGTCGTTGGCGGTCCGTTGTGGGTCGTCGCGGCTCTGTGCGTGGTCGGGTCGGCCGTCTACGCCGTGGGGTATCTACGTCTCGTGGCCCAGGCCCTCGGGGTGGACGAGAGCTGGAGGTTCATCGGTAGTCACCTGCCTGTACCGCTCACCCTGGTGGCTCTGGCGACCGTGTCGTCCTGGGCCCACCTGGAGCAGGGGCTGATCGGCTTCCTGATCGCGAGCGCGATCTCGGTCCTCGTCGCCTCAGGCGTCGGAGGTCTCGTCCTCCTGCGCAACCGACCGGTTGCGCGCTGA
- a CDS encoding WecB/TagA/CpsF family glycosyltransferase produces the protein MAGDRPGRDRVDVGGIAIDRVDTRQTVARCSELVRLGGPRHAAGVNASKIVDAQDDANFARTLREADLVNADGMSVVWASRVLGDGLPERVTGIDLVGPMLDMAVDNGWPVYFLGARAEIIARAVRVLEEAHPGLEVAGFRDGYIRGEEEAAVAGVRASGARVAFIGLHSPMKEELFDEYRDHWGDCLVVGIGGSFDVIAGEISRAPRWAQRMGLEWLHRLMSEPRRLWKRYLFGNTRFIALVLRQRIRPR, from the coding sequence GTGGCAGGTGACCGTCCCGGCCGGGACCGCGTCGACGTCGGAGGCATCGCCATCGACCGGGTGGACACCCGACAGACCGTGGCACGGTGCTCCGAGCTGGTCCGCCTCGGTGGTCCCCGGCACGCCGCCGGGGTCAACGCCTCGAAGATCGTCGACGCCCAGGACGACGCCAACTTCGCGCGCACACTCAGGGAGGCCGACCTCGTCAACGCGGACGGGATGTCGGTGGTGTGGGCGTCGAGAGTCCTGGGTGACGGGCTGCCAGAGCGAGTCACGGGGATCGATCTCGTGGGGCCTATGCTCGACATGGCCGTCGACAACGGTTGGCCCGTGTACTTCCTCGGGGCCCGGGCGGAGATCATCGCTCGCGCCGTGAGGGTCCTTGAGGAGGCGCACCCAGGGCTCGAGGTGGCTGGGTTCCGCGACGGCTACATCAGGGGTGAGGAAGAGGCCGCGGTCGCGGGTGTTCGTGCCTCGGGGGCGCGGGTGGCCTTTATCGGGCTCCATAGTCCCATGAAGGAAGAGTTGTTCGACGAGTATCGGGATCACTGGGGTGACTGCCTCGTCGTCGGCATCGGAGGTTCGTTCGATGTCATCGCGGGGGAGATCAGCCGTGCTCCTCGCTGGGCCCAGCGCATGGGACTGGAGTGGCTCCACCGGCTCATGAGCGAGCCGCGGCGCCTCTGGAAGAGGTACCTGTTCGGCAACACCCGGTTCATCGCGCTGGTGCTGCGGCAGCGCATCCGACCCCGGTGA
- a CDS encoding serine O-acetyltransferase, translating to MAAVVRACGHRTPEFRNIFYYRLDRASLPLKVASHLVRRFYPGQCTLFVRADEIGPGLFIQHGFATTIGAARIGKNCWINQQVTIGHVYDRGAPTIGDDVTISAGAVVVGGISVGDGARIGANTTVVKDVPPGMIAVGMGMRLIEQTPEKTP from the coding sequence GTGGCCGCCGTCGTCAGGGCCTGCGGCCATCGCACACCCGAGTTTCGCAACATCTTCTACTACCGCCTCGACCGCGCCTCGTTGCCCTTGAAGGTCGCGTCCCACCTGGTCCGACGGTTCTATCCGGGCCAGTGCACGTTGTTCGTCCGAGCGGACGAGATCGGTCCCGGCCTGTTCATCCAGCACGGCTTCGCCACGACCATCGGGGCCGCCCGGATCGGGAAGAACTGCTGGATCAACCAGCAGGTCACCATCGGGCACGTCTATGACCGGGGTGCTCCGACCATCGGCGACGACGTCACGATCTCGGCAGGTGCAGTCGTCGTCGGGGGGATCTCCGTCGGGGACGGCGCTCGGATCGGTGCCAACACAACGGTCGTCAAGGACGTCCCGCCGGGGATGATCGCAGTGGGGATGGGGATGCGCCTCATCGAGCAGACACCGGAGAAGACACCATGA
- a CDS encoding cell division protein PerM yields MAAMTVIDRIRAVTADEQGDSRPELAAASHGALTALASWALVVLVTVVAVTTAGGPVGSAVGAGSAVWLGLGGARLGLGAATVALVPLLALAAVVVAARLGARRSLTDLDGSPFVEGGVRDQLASPVLRRCLAWLGGYAGVALLAWAVSAAGPFAVRALSVVLPVLLVPLLALVLAQPALVEPLAERLPASLRRGLVPGLKGAGALVAVGSLLVVAMVVLHISRVLHVHSELGAGVGGGLLLGALQALSLPNLALWGVSWLAGPGFSVSLGADTTWVESQTSLLPMVPVLAAHPDPGAFPWVVRAVVLVPVAVGAWVARDALRGLPRLSRTSTKASAVASAVGVAAVTLGLLDALGGGSLGADRLADIGAPALRMVLALIVTLGIGAAVMLARDWWRLRR; encoded by the coding sequence ATGGCAGCAATGACCGTCATCGACCGCATCCGCGCCGTGACCGCCGACGAGCAGGGGGACTCGCGCCCTGAGCTCGCCGCGGCGTCGCACGGTGCCCTGACGGCGCTCGCGTCGTGGGCGCTCGTCGTCCTCGTCACGGTCGTCGCGGTGACCACGGCAGGTGGCCCGGTGGGCTCGGCCGTGGGCGCCGGGTCTGCCGTCTGGCTCGGCCTGGGTGGGGCCCGCCTCGGTCTCGGCGCGGCCACCGTCGCCCTCGTGCCGCTGCTCGCCCTGGCGGCCGTCGTCGTCGCCGCCCGGCTCGGCGCCCGCCGCTCCCTCACCGACCTCGACGGGTCCCCGTTCGTCGAGGGTGGGGTCCGCGACCAGCTGGCCTCTCCCGTCCTGCGCCGCTGCCTGGCCTGGCTCGGCGGTTACGCCGGCGTGGCCCTCCTCGCGTGGGCCGTCAGCGCTGCGGGGCCCTTCGCCGTGCGGGCGCTGAGCGTCGTCCTGCCGGTGCTGCTCGTGCCGCTCCTCGCTCTCGTGCTGGCCCAGCCGGCTCTCGTCGAGCCGCTGGCCGAGCGGCTGCCCGCGTCGCTGCGCCGAGGGCTTGTCCCCGGCCTCAAGGGGGCAGGGGCCCTGGTCGCGGTCGGCTCGCTCCTCGTCGTGGCGATGGTCGTGCTGCACATCTCCCGGGTCCTGCACGTCCACTCCGAGCTCGGCGCAGGGGTGGGTGGTGGCCTCCTCCTCGGTGCGCTGCAGGCGCTCTCGCTGCCCAACCTCGCGCTCTGGGGCGTCTCGTGGCTCGCCGGTCCCGGCTTCTCGGTCTCGCTCGGCGCGGACACGACGTGGGTGGAGTCGCAGACCTCGCTGCTGCCGATGGTGCCGGTGCTCGCCGCCCACCCCGACCCGGGTGCCTTCCCGTGGGTCGTGCGGGCCGTCGTCCTCGTGCCGGTGGCCGTCGGCGCCTGGGTCGCGCGTGACGCGCTCCGTGGCCTCCCGCGCCTCTCGCGCACCTCGACGAAGGCCTCGGCAGTCGCCTCCGCTGTCGGGGTGGCGGCTGTGACGCTCGGTCTGCTCGACGCCCTCGGTGGCGGTTCGCTCGGGGCTGATCGCCTCGCTGACATCGGTGCCCCGGCGTTGCGGATGGTCCTCGCCCTGATCGTCACCCTCGGGATCGGCGCGGCTGTGATGCTCGCGCGCGACTGGTGGCGGCTGCGCCGCTGA
- the purH gene encoding bifunctional phosphoribosylaminoimidazolecarboxamide formyltransferase/IMP cyclohydrolase — MAVTVSQPGPTEDVRPVRRALVSVFDKSGLEDLVRGLAGEGVELVSTGGSAALIEGLGLPVTKVEELTGFPECLEGRVKTLHPMVHAGLLADTRKPDHLSQLDELGVVPFDLVVVNLYPFAQTVASGAEHDQVVENIDIGGPSMVRAAAKNHPSVAVVVDPARYDDVLSAVRSGGFTFEQRKALAAQAFVHTAEYDTAVASWMGSQYVATDDGTGFPSWMGATWTRQDVLRYGENPHQSAAIYVTEGAAGLAQAEQLHGKAMSYNNYIDADAALRAAYDHGDQPTVAVIKHANPCGIAVGTDIAEAHRKAHDCDPVSAFGGIIATNRPVTKAMADTVKDIFTEVVVAPAFDDDALAVLTGKKNIRLITCAAPTPGGLETRPVSGGLLVQQRDAIDAQIERGEDDKPTQGYGDDASRWTLVAGEAADEATLADLQFAWRAVRAVKSNAILLAKDKASVGVGMGQVNRVDSCHLAVNRAGEDRATGAVAASDAFFPFADGLRVLLDAGIRAVVAPGGSMRDAEVVEAAQAAGVTLYFTGTRHFAH, encoded by the coding sequence ATGGCCGTCACCGTCTCCCAGCCCGGTCCCACCGAGGACGTCCGCCCGGTCCGCCGCGCCCTCGTCTCGGTCTTCGACAAGTCTGGCCTCGAGGACCTCGTCCGTGGCCTCGCCGGCGAAGGGGTGGAGCTCGTCTCGACTGGCGGCTCGGCTGCCCTCATCGAGGGCCTGGGTTTGCCGGTGACGAAGGTCGAGGAGCTCACCGGATTCCCCGAGTGCCTCGAGGGCCGGGTCAAGACCCTCCACCCGATGGTCCACGCCGGGCTGCTCGCCGACACCCGCAAGCCCGACCATCTCAGCCAGCTCGACGAGCTGGGGGTCGTCCCCTTCGACCTGGTCGTCGTCAACCTCTACCCCTTCGCCCAGACCGTCGCCTCGGGCGCCGAGCACGACCAGGTCGTCGAGAACATCGACATCGGCGGGCCCTCGATGGTCCGCGCGGCCGCCAAGAACCACCCGAGCGTTGCGGTCGTCGTCGACCCGGCCCGGTACGACGACGTCCTGAGCGCGGTCCGCTCGGGCGGCTTCACCTTCGAGCAGCGCAAGGCTCTGGCCGCCCAGGCCTTCGTCCACACCGCCGAGTACGACACCGCGGTCGCGTCGTGGATGGGCAGCCAGTACGTCGCCACCGACGACGGCACGGGCTTCCCCTCCTGGATGGGCGCGACGTGGACCCGTCAGGACGTCCTGCGCTACGGCGAGAACCCCCACCAGTCGGCCGCGATCTACGTCACCGAGGGCGCGGCTGGCCTGGCGCAGGCCGAGCAGCTCCACGGCAAGGCGATGTCGTACAACAACTACATCGACGCCGACGCGGCCCTCCGCGCCGCCTACGACCACGGCGACCAGCCGACCGTCGCCGTCATCAAGCACGCGAACCCGTGCGGCATCGCCGTCGGCACCGACATCGCCGAGGCCCACCGCAAGGCCCACGACTGCGACCCGGTGAGCGCCTTCGGCGGGATCATCGCGACGAACCGGCCCGTGACCAAGGCGATGGCCGACACCGTCAAGGACATCTTCACCGAGGTCGTCGTGGCTCCGGCCTTCGACGACGACGCACTCGCGGTCCTCACGGGGAAGAAGAACATCCGCCTCATCACGTGCGCCGCGCCGACCCCCGGTGGCCTCGAGACCCGGCCGGTCTCCGGCGGTCTGCTCGTCCAGCAGCGCGACGCCATCGACGCGCAGATCGAGCGCGGCGAGGACGACAAGCCGACTCAGGGGTACGGCGACGACGCGTCGCGCTGGACCCTCGTGGCCGGTGAGGCCGCCGACGAGGCGACCCTCGCCGACCTGCAGTTCGCGTGGCGCGCGGTGCGCGCCGTGAAGTCCAACGCGATCCTCCTCGCGAAGGACAAGGCGTCGGTCGGCGTCGGCATGGGCCAGGTCAACCGGGTCGATTCCTGCCACCTCGCGGTCAACCGGGCCGGGGAGGACCGGGCGACAGGGGCCGTCGCGGCCTCGGACGCCTTCTTCCCCTTCGCCGACGGGCTACGGGTCCTCCTCGATGCGGGAATCCGCGCTGTCGTCGCCCCCGGTGGCTCGATGCGTGACGCCGAGGTCGTCGAGGCCGCGCAGGCGGCCGGGGTGACGCTCTACTTCACGGGCACCCGGCACTTCGCTCACTGA
- the purN gene encoding phosphoribosylglycinamide formyltransferase, producing the protein MRLVVLVSGSGTNLQAILDACEDPSFGCEVVAVGADRPAIAGLDRAERRGVPTFVVAVADHPDRASWDAALADAIGAHDPDLVVSAGFMKILGPAVLERFGGRVINTHPALLPSFPGAHGVRDAMAHGVKVTGCTCHYVDAGVDTGPIIAQRAVAVEDDDTEGSLHERIKVVEREMLVCVLRELGERHRSA; encoded by the coding sequence GTGCGTCTCGTCGTCCTCGTCTCCGGCTCCGGCACTAACCTCCAGGCGATCCTCGATGCCTGCGAGGACCCGTCCTTCGGCTGCGAGGTCGTCGCGGTGGGCGCTGACCGCCCGGCCATCGCCGGGCTGGACCGCGCGGAGCGAAGGGGGGTCCCCACCTTCGTCGTCGCGGTTGCCGACCACCCTGACCGGGCGAGCTGGGACGCGGCCCTCGCCGACGCAATCGGGGCGCACGACCCCGACCTCGTCGTCTCGGCCGGCTTCATGAAGATCCTCGGCCCGGCGGTGCTCGAGCGTTTCGGCGGCAGGGTCATCAACACCCACCCGGCGCTGCTGCCGTCCTTCCCCGGCGCCCACGGTGTCCGCGACGCCATGGCCCACGGGGTCAAGGTGACGGGCTGCACCTGCCACTACGTCGACGCGGGCGTCGACACCGGCCCGATCATCGCTCAGCGCGCGGTGGCGGTCGAGGACGACGACACCGAGGGGAGCCTCCACGAGCGGATCAAGGTCGTCGAGCGGGAGATGCTCGTCTGCGTCCTGCGCGAGTTGGGGGAGCGGCACCGCTCGGCCTAG
- a CDS encoding DUF3017 domain-containing protein, producing MGVETEARVIDAEVRPPATSTLGAWWIVVLAGASGLVLLAFDRLRWAVVALAISLWLGAAIRAVVPERTAGGLVVRSRAFDVVALVVLGAAVLTAGLALRRT from the coding sequence ATGGGGGTCGAGACCGAGGCTCGGGTCATCGATGCCGAGGTCCGGCCCCCCGCAACGAGCACGCTCGGAGCCTGGTGGATCGTCGTCCTCGCGGGCGCCAGCGGTCTCGTGCTGCTGGCCTTCGACCGGCTGCGGTGGGCGGTGGTCGCTCTCGCGATCTCGCTGTGGCTCGGCGCCGCGATCCGGGCCGTCGTGCCGGAGCGGACGGCCGGTGGTCTCGTCGTGCGCTCGCGGGCCTTCGACGTCGTCGCTCTCGTCGTGCTCGGGGCGGCGGTCCTCACCGCGGGGCTGGCCTTGCGTCGCACCTGA
- a CDS encoding DMT family transporter, with amino-acid sequence MATDERHDDPQHAVALVAATLGGVLVTGQSRMNGELSRTIEAPIQAAVYSFGSGLLLLLALLVVPDIRAGIARIRDALREGRLRWWQCLGGMGGALFVAVQTYAVPLVGVAVFTVATVAGQTGNALVVDRFGIGPGGRRPVALGRVLAAGLAIVGVAITVSGSLGEGGLAVLPVVLAVLVGGGVALQQGVNARVNLESLNVLSTTAQHFATGTTLLLVIAAVQLGRGSYSPTDFDGVPWWAWWGGLLGIAYIAIAAWAVQHVGVLVFGLALLTGQLGSALLVDVLWPTAGREVNLSMVLGLAVTLAAAALAGWFARPRRRVRG; translated from the coding sequence GTGGCCACCGACGAGCGGCACGACGATCCCCAGCACGCGGTCGCCCTCGTCGCGGCCACCCTCGGCGGGGTCCTCGTCACCGGGCAGTCCCGGATGAACGGCGAGCTGTCGCGCACCATCGAGGCGCCGATCCAGGCAGCGGTCTACAGCTTCGGGTCCGGTCTCCTCCTGCTCCTGGCGCTCCTTGTCGTCCCGGACATCCGCGCCGGGATCGCTCGGATCCGCGACGCGCTGCGCGAGGGCAGGCTGCGCTGGTGGCAATGTCTCGGCGGCATGGGCGGCGCGCTCTTCGTCGCCGTCCAGACCTATGCGGTGCCGCTCGTCGGGGTCGCGGTCTTCACCGTCGCCACGGTCGCCGGGCAGACCGGCAACGCGCTCGTCGTGGACCGGTTCGGCATCGGACCGGGCGGGCGCCGCCCGGTCGCTCTGGGTCGCGTGCTCGCCGCAGGACTAGCGATCGTCGGAGTCGCCATCACCGTGAGCGGATCCCTGGGCGAAGGGGGCCTGGCCGTCCTGCCGGTCGTCCTCGCCGTCCTCGTCGGGGGAGGGGTCGCCCTGCAGCAGGGGGTCAATGCCCGGGTCAACCTCGAGAGCCTCAACGTCCTGTCGACGACGGCTCAGCACTTCGCGACCGGGACGACGCTCCTGCTCGTCATCGCGGCGGTCCAGCTCGGTCGTGGTAGCTACTCGCCGACCGACTTCGATGGTGTCCCGTGGTGGGCGTGGTGGGGCGGCCTTCTCGGGATCGCCTACATCGCGATCGCGGCGTGGGCGGTGCAGCACGTCGGGGTCCTCGTCTTCGGCCTCGCGCTGCTCACCGGCCAGCTCGGGTCGGCGCTGCTCGTGGACGTGCTGTGGCCCACCGCCGGGCGCGAGGTGAACCTGTCGATGGTGCTCGGCCTCGCCGTGACCTTAGCCGCTGCTGCGCTCGCCGGGTGGTTCGCCCGGCCTCGGCGCCGGGTGCGAGGATGA
- a CDS encoding malate dehydrogenase produces MSTTPVKVAVTGAAGQIGYSLLFRIASGSIFGPDTPVELRLLEITPALKALEGVVMELEDCAFPTLAGVEIGDDPEKVFDGVNHALLVGARPRGPGMERGDLLEANGGIFAPQGAALNKVAADDIRVTVTGNPANTNALIAMSNAPDIPKERFSALTRLDHNRAISQLSAKLGVPVTEIKKMTIWGNHSATQYPDLFNAEVGGKNAAEAVGDQEWLEGTFIPTVAKRGAAIIEARGASSAASAASATVDHARDWALGTPEGDWVSMSVVSDGSYGVPEGLISSFPVTVSGGEWSIVQGLDVNDFSRSKIDASVAELEEEREAVKGLGLI; encoded by the coding sequence GTGAGCACCACTCCCGTCAAGGTCGCCGTCACCGGCGCCGCCGGCCAGATCGGCTACAGCCTTCTCTTCCGCATCGCCAGCGGCTCCATCTTCGGCCCGGACACCCCGGTCGAGCTGCGCCTGCTCGAGATCACCCCCGCCCTCAAGGCGCTCGAGGGTGTCGTCATGGAGCTCGAGGACTGCGCCTTCCCGACCCTCGCCGGTGTCGAGATCGGCGACGACCCGGAGAAGGTCTTCGACGGCGTCAACCACGCCCTGCTCGTCGGCGCCCGCCCCCGCGGTCCCGGCATGGAGCGCGGTGACCTCCTCGAGGCGAACGGCGGGATCTTCGCGCCGCAGGGCGCGGCCCTCAACAAGGTCGCGGCCGACGACATCCGGGTCACCGTCACTGGCAACCCCGCGAACACCAACGCGCTCATCGCGATGAGCAACGCTCCCGACATCCCCAAGGAGCGCTTCTCCGCGCTGACCCGCCTCGACCACAACCGGGCGATCAGCCAGCTCTCCGCCAAGCTCGGCGTCCCGGTCACCGAGATCAAGAAGATGACGATCTGGGGCAACCACTCCGCCACCCAGTACCCGGACCTCTTCAACGCCGAGGTTGGCGGCAAGAACGCCGCCGAAGCGGTCGGCGACCAGGAGTGGCTGGAGGGCACCTTCATCCCCACCGTCGCCAAGCGCGGCGCGGCGATCATCGAGGCGCGCGGTGCGTCCTCCGCCGCGTCGGCCGCCTCGGCGACCGTCGACCACGCCCGCGACTGGGCCCTCGGCACCCCCGAGGGTGACTGGGTCTCGATGTCGGTCGTCTCCGACGGCTCCTACGGCGTCCCGGAGGGCCTCATCAGCTCCTTCCCGGTCACCGTCTCCGGTGGCGAGTGGAGCATCGTCCAGGGCCTCGACGTCAACGACTTCTCCCGCTCGAAGATCGACGCGTCGGTCGCCGAGCTCGAGGAGGAGCGCGAGGCGGTCAAGGGTCTCGGCCTCATCTGA
- a CDS encoding bifunctional methylenetetrahydrofolate dehydrogenase/methenyltetrahydrofolate cyclohydrolase, with protein MTATILDGKAVLADIKRELAVRVAALKERGITPGLGTVLVGDDPGSHWYVGAKHKDCAEIGITSIRHDLPATATLEEVLEVVHGLNEDPACTGFIVQQPTGLDENAILSAVDPVKDVDGLHPTNLGWLVLGKEAPLPCTPVGCVELLRRYDVPIAGAHVAIVGRGITVGRPLSLILTRRSENATTVSCHTGTRDLAAEVRQADIVVAAAGVPGIITKDMVKPGAAVLDVGVSRVVAEDGRSVVAGDVAPDVAEVAGWISPNPGGVGPMTRAMLLSNVVAAAERQL; from the coding sequence GTGACAGCGACAATCCTCGACGGCAAGGCCGTGCTGGCCGACATCAAGCGCGAGCTGGCGGTGCGGGTCGCCGCCCTCAAGGAGCGCGGTATCACGCCCGGGCTGGGCACCGTCCTCGTCGGTGACGACCCGGGGAGCCACTGGTACGTCGGCGCGAAGCACAAGGACTGCGCCGAGATCGGCATCACGAGCATCCGCCATGACCTGCCGGCGACAGCGACGCTCGAGGAGGTGCTCGAGGTCGTCCACGGGCTCAACGAGGACCCGGCCTGCACCGGCTTCATCGTCCAGCAGCCGACGGGTCTGGACGAGAACGCGATCCTCTCGGCCGTCGACCCGGTCAAGGACGTCGACGGGCTGCACCCGACGAACCTCGGCTGGCTCGTCCTCGGCAAGGAGGCGCCGTTGCCGTGCACGCCCGTGGGCTGCGTCGAGCTGCTGCGCCGTTACGACGTGCCGATCGCCGGTGCGCACGTCGCCATCGTCGGCCGTGGCATCACCGTCGGCCGCCCGCTGAGCCTCATCCTCACCCGACGCAGCGAGAACGCGACGACGGTCTCGTGCCACACGGGGACGCGCGACCTCGCCGCCGAGGTCAGGCAGGCCGACATCGTGGTCGCCGCGGCCGGCGTGCCCGGCATCATCACCAAGGACATGGTGAAGCCGGGTGCAGCGGTGCTCGACGTCGGCGTCAGCCGGGTCGTCGCCGAGGACGGCCGCAGCGTGGTCGCCGGTGATGTCGCGCCCGACGTCGCCGAGGTCGCCGGCTGGATCAGCCCCAACCCCGGTGGGGTCGGCCCGATGACGCGCGCCATGCTCCTGAGCAACGTCGTCGCTGCCGCCGAACGTCAGCTCTGA